In the Malania oleifera isolate guangnan ecotype guangnan chromosome 1, ASM2987363v1, whole genome shotgun sequence genome, one interval contains:
- the LOC131147435 gene encoding MYB-like transcription factor EOBI — MLRRLCRSPDVAMQKGPWTREEDKLLKEYVSQHGEGRWTSVAKSAGLNRSGKSCRLRWVNYLRPGLKRGQMTSLEEAIIIELHALWGNKWSTIARYLPGRTDNEIKNYWRTHFKKREINTSWRQRQDKQEIRSANEVVKQQQQCQDEAGDGMIMKEAAQGDQVAAYPNYWEDQWPVDVMLQEDPHTAEDDGSLWGGLWNLDDPTMAA, encoded by the exons ATGCTGCGGAGATTGTGCAGATCACCAGATGTTGCAATGCA GAAGGGTCCTTGGACTCGCGAAGAGGATAAGCTGCTTAAAGAATATGTAAGCCAGCATGGGGAAGGCAGATGGACTTCCGTGGCTAAGTCTGCAG GGTTGAACAGAAGTGGGAAGAGCTGTAGGCTAAGGTGGGTTAATTACCTTAGACCTGGTCTTAAGAGAGGCCAAATGACTTCTCTTGAAGAAGCCATCATCATAGAACTGCATGCTCTGTGGGGAAACAA GTGGTCAACAATTGCTCGGTACTTGCCGGGGAGAACAGACAATGAGATAAAGAACTACTGGAGGACCCACTTCAAGAAGAGAGAGATTAACACCAGCTGGAGGCAGAGGCAAGACAAGCAAGAAATTAGATCAGCCAACGAAGTTGTAAAACAGCAACAGCAATGCCAAGATGAAGCTGGCGATGGCATGATTATGAAGGAGGCCGCACAAGGCGATCAGGTTGCGGCATATCCTAATTACTGGGAGGATCAATGGCCCGTGGATGTGATGCTCCAAGAGGATCCGCATACAGCGGAGGATGACGGCAGCTTGTGGGGTGGTTTGTGGAACCTAGACGACCCCACCATGGCTGCATAG